In Tripterygium wilfordii isolate XIE 37 chromosome 17, ASM1340144v1, whole genome shotgun sequence, the genomic window TACTTGAGCTGCTGAGGTCACCTAAACTATTTAAGCTAATTTGCATTGGTTGAAGTATCATTCAAGTGTACtgaacctctttttttttccctcctctcgtATAGGGTGCCGCATCAACAGCAGGGAGGAAAATCACCATCCTACGACAAGCTGGAGCAGCTTGTGACCATCCTATTGACCCATCCTATCCAGAGGGTGCATATCTGTCCAATATCTTACTCAGAGTATTATAAAATGTGTGCTATTGTGAATACAAAGAAGAAGCAGCTTGTACTGTACTTTGAATCAATTGCTGAAATACAAGCAGTAATATTGAACATATTCGTATTGTTACTATACAGATCTAACAAGTGTGCAAAACTCAAATACCGGAACACTCGAGCTTAGCCTATATGATTAAGTCATTTAAATTACATCAACCAGTTTTCCATGGGTGAGCCAAACAAAATCTAATAACTTCAGACTTGTTTAGTGTCCGCCAGGGTTTCTGTTCCATGACAGATAAGAAGGATCGCCAAGACGCCtggaaaaggaaacaaaatgcAAGCAATATCAATTGGAGTAAGTCCAGGTAGTGAAACTATCCACAAACACAATTTGCACATTATGTCAGCCTTGATTATCAACAACTAGAATGTCAAATGCAATCAAATGGGGGCACTCAATGTTAATACTATTGTCTACTACCTCTTGTCATTTTTTAGTATCATTATTAATCATCAATATGTTTTACAAACCTAGAAGGGAAGTCATGGCCCAGTGATAGCCACCTCCTAACACTCACAAAGAGCAAGGTCTAGAGAAATAGAAATGcacccattttctctcaatgAACATAGTTCTCGAACAtgcttttgaaaaaaatttcttccacaaaGGGGGAAAGAATAATGTCAAAACTAGGTGTCTTTACTCTTTAACCAGATGGTATACAAAATACATTCATTCTCTAGAATAAGGCAACATGTTTCATCCGAAGAAAAAAGCTTCAATTTTGGCAAGTAAAAAAGCTGAGGATGATAAATATTTTCCAAAGCCAAACACATTAGAAATCCCTTTTAAAAGAAATATGGCTACAAGAAGACAGTTCAAAAGCAAGATATGGAAACTCAGTTAACCCACAAACAGGTTAGGCAGATCTAAAAGAATCCTTACCAAAAAGGAAGAACTTAAATAAGTTAAATCGAGATAACAAAAGGGAGAACATGGCTGAAAGACCCTGTTGACAACCTAACTCCTATGAATAAGGAGGATATAAGATGAGGTCATGAAATCTTACCTTGGCTTAACAAGATAAACAACAGTGAAACACATTGCCAAAAAGAAGCATATCCCACCAACAGTGAGATAAGCAATGCCAATAAAGTCATTCTTTCCACCAAGCCAGCTCGTGGTTGACAGAACAAGTTTTTTCTTGCCATTAAAGCTGTAGGTGTTGTAGTTGTTCTCCAACGTCACCTGTACGATATCATTTGCCCGGAGATCCACCTCTATCTTCCCATACAACTTTCTGAAAGTTGGCAGTGCTGCCGTGCGCATCCAAACAATGAGGTCCTCCTGTTCACTCAACTGTTGCACAGGAAAATTTCAACCTGGTCAGCCACATGCCAAATGAGGGAAGCTGGAAGCAAATCCAGTTAACAATTCTGAGATTGACAATAAAAATATTGAGGAGTCATAttgacacagagagagagagatccaaACACAAGTCAAGATTCATACACAAACCCTCAAAGAATTAAGTTAACCCCCTCTTTCCGAGATCTAAAACAGACTGCACCAAGGATGGCTGATAATTATAGAGGATATTAGCAGCTAGAGAAGAGCAGACAACGCGAAAAACATAAATCCTTTAAGCAGAAGTTCTCCAACTGGCAACTGTAAAATTGGAGGTCCTGTGATGATCTTGGAGGAGACACCTCAGATTTGGTGATTTTATTTTCAACATAGGTCTTCCTTTTCGCACTTCATCGTgaagaacaaaaaagtgaaaaaccagTGGATGCAATAGTTGCTATTGACTTGAAGGTTTTGCCCATCTCCAAGGTGGGTACCGACCTagtacttttatttttctttttagtaAGCAATACATGGctcttagaaaataaaaaccagAAGTTTCTTGTGTATTTTGGGTTTCCCATCCTCTTTTTATTCTCGGCCGATGATTTCAAATTCATTGGTTGTGCTGATTTGTTCATGGATTTAGATtctgatatatttttttagattttcaTTGGTGCTTATGTTCGTCAGTTTTCAACAAAATCAATGCTTCATTTGGATGCCAGTGTCAAATACTATAGCAGAGAAGGTAGTCACATCCACAAATGAATTGTATCAAACAGCAGTCAAAGGCTTACCGGGATAGATGAATTGAGAGATGCACCACCAATGAGACCACCTTGCTGAAAGTTTTTAGGATAAACATCTTTACCAAATTTGTGGTCCCTATCACTTTTCCATGCGATACCTTTCTTGTTCACTGCCAATTGCTTGTTGTTGTGGGAAAAGCTGTAAGTATCATTAAACAAACTCCAAGCTATAAGACCACAAGGCACAATTGCCGATCCATTCACATTATCTTCGGGTTTGCAAGCACTTATGTCATTCTCACTGCTTGGATCTCTTAACTGCGTGTCACTTCGGCTCTTCACATACCTAAGTCACATAGTCAGCATCACAGTTTATACCAAATTATTACCATGCATACTTCTACTTGTTTATACTTCCAAACAAGATAGTCTCCACTCTTGaagcggaaaaaaaaaaaacacgataTTTGACAAGCCggtaattattatatataaatataaatatatatatatatataaataaatttatatatatatatttttatatataacacAGGGTTCTGATGCAAAGCACAAGATAAGGGAAGTTCTCTTGCATTATGTAATACACAATGGTTTCTGAAATACAAACTACGGCCATAACTATTGGCAACAATAGATAACTACATCTTTTTCCACCCCTTGAACagtaaacaaaaaacaaacattATCAGCATTCTTTTCAGTAAACTCTAGGTTGCAGTATTGATCTTCATACTCTGACATGAAGGCAATGTTATTATGAGATCAAATGGCTGGAAATGCAGATGGGTTGCACTAACAGAACCACGTTTATTAATCTATTACACAGACTGCCATGGTTCATGGTCTACCTACCTTTTTTCCTCTAGATGACCCTCATATTTCATGTTTCCCATAAAGTATAAATAAGGGATAGGCGGACCAAAAATATCTACCATTTTCATTGAGAAATCTAGTGATGATATTCATTAAAATGACGCAGAAATAGAAACAAGGAGATTGCCTTGTTATTGTTACACATACCTACGGTGATTTTGATAGAAATTGACGAGCTCATAGTACACATAAATTGGCTGCTTCATAGTCTTTTTAACCTAATAAGAAATGAACAAAAGGATAATTAGAGGATAAGTTTATCAACCCATACAAGGACTCATTGCCAATTTCTATGCGGAAATATATGATCTTTAGCACAAATGATGTTTCCAAAGCTAACATGGAAACCTGCAAGGTTGCTAGTAAGTAAACAACTCTCTTGCACAAGACTTTTGCAGTGGGTAAAGTCGGAGACAGACAGGAcgtacgcaaaccttacccctACAAATATGTGGAGAGATGGTTTCCAAGAATTAAACCTAGAGGTTAGGTTGCAtcactacaactctaccactaagccacatgttcgcctacaaggtaaacaacacctgtGCAGAAGGTTCCCGCAGTGGGCGAGGTCAGGAACAAACAATATGTGCACAGAGTTTACCCCCACATAACATGTTGAGAtactgtttccaagaattgagcatgtgacctctaggttgcacccctgcaattCTACCACTGGCAAACATGTTCACCTGAAGGTAATCTGCTAGGTTGATAATAGAAAACGAGAATTTAAGAGTTAAGCCTCACTGTTATTGTTCTGTTGCACATCTTCTCTGTTGCAGGGTTTTGAATATATCCAATCTTATCATTTCTAGCCTCTTGTGGTATGCAGTCAGTCTCATATCGATCAATAATTTCAACCACCTGAGAGAACAGATAAAGTCCATGATAAAATGCAGCTACATGTGAAATTAGAAGGCAATGAAAAGAGTACGGATTAAACTCAATCGTACATCATTGGAAGCCAAAAGGGAAGCAATTCCAATAGGGATGAAGACAATACTAATAACCATAAACGCTGAAATCACCTGCCATGAGAAGGAAATGTTTCAGCCATACAGTTTACCACATTTAGCTTATACAAGTCATGCGAGAAATTAGAATgtccaagggaaaaaaaaccatgACAGCTTACCCATCGAGGTGTGAGAATAGGCTTGCATGCTGGAAGTTCTTGCTGTGTGAACTTTGAATCTGAAACGAACAATCTCACAAATGTTATTCCTCTTATAAACAATAAACATTTAGCAGCTCTTTAGTCTCGATTATAATGCATCAAAAAGTTATCTGTAGGATTACATATCAAGTGGGGGGCAGAAAGTTAATGCATCAAACAAGACTACTACTTTTACTACATGATTATGAGATTATCTAGTAATCTACCACACTCAAAATTGATCTTCAATACTATACTAATTACTCAATCTAACAACATTGTAACTCTAAATTCAGTCTAACCACAATCCAGAAAACGATTAACAACATATATGAACACAGAAAACTGCATAAAAGTCATGAATTAACAAGTcaacaacaaacaagaaaattaattttttcagAAAGCCAATTCCAAAACATACTTGAATCAAAACACAACAAGAACACCATAATACAATTGGAGAAGTAGAGTATCCAAGAAACCCACAAAATATAAGCACGAACGATGAAGGTAAATGATGGTAACAGGGAGAAAATAGCTCAGGAAGGGGAGATTACACTTGGGTCTCTTCGTATTCCTTCTGACACCTGAATTATCTCCCGATCCAGCTATGCCAACGCTGGACGACGCCGGATTAGAACTCATCAGAAACAACCcacttccttcttttcttcctcttaATTCAGCTAAAAACGCGAAGAGCTCCTTACAAGTAGATGCTTTGATTGCAGAATTCACCTACAAAAATTGGGATTTCTGGGTCTTGAAAATAAGTATATATAAAAGAGTAGAAAATTTTCGAGGTGGAAGGGAAGAATTGAACACCTTGTTTTGTGGGGAGTCGCCTGAATTGACTTGGGAAGGAGAGACGTTATTTCTGTCTATCTCTCTCTAGAAGGTCCAAAACTGGAGACTGAAGAGACGATCTTAGGAAAAGCCGTCAAGACAATACGAATACAGGAAACTTTCCATCAAAAGATCAAACGCGATCCAAGGGGTAATATTGGTGACTTGAATGGTAGGTTAAGTTGTAGAATGCATAAATATGATTGATTGTAGTAAAGAAACACAAGTGTAATCATAATAAAATACAAAGATGTTGGGGACTTCCTGTTTATTTGATCAAGATGTTGCTCAGCTGGGGCTGCTAATACAACAACTTTTAAAGGAATGAGATGGCTTTCATTCAGGattattttatgtatatatgttgtggGGCAATAGTTAAAGAGGTTGGCCATCAAATACGATTAGCAAATAAttgatgggaaaaaaaaataaaaatcaaaaaataagatcaatcacacacaagagataataattttattttatgttcttacaTACGTCTGTTTAGAAAAATAACGCAATGGATGAGAATAGAAATAATACCAATAAATTTTAGTatggaaaattttaaaagaggtaaaaaaaaattataggacCCTTAGGCCACTTAAAACTTCCACTATATCAATGGGATTATAAAACATCACTCACACATACAACAATTGTATTACTTCAATTTCTGAAGATACCTCAAAAAATTGCTTCACTATCTTTTCCTTCTCAGGCTCACTCTCTCTgaggttttcttttctcttcttctctcaaaGTTACACTACTTTGAGGCTCTCTATGCTCTCTCGCACACAACACTCTAATGCTACGCACACTCTTGGGGTTCCGTTTCGCACCAAAAAAAACGCAACTAGTTCAGTTGCAACCCTCCGTTTCATTGAGTAGGGTGTTTGGGTGTCAGTTCCGATGTTAATCCGCTGCTCAAATTCGCGGTATTGGTCGAAGCAACATAGAGCTACTTCTCTCGGAAAAGCCGTTCATCAAAAATAGAGTTTCACTTAAAAAACACAGAGGTCCCCATTTCGGCGTCAAAAAACACACAACTAATTTCACTTATGCCACTGAATGCGATTTTAACCTAAATCGCAATCTTCAAAAGCGTAGTCGCTCCCTTCAATCGCGATTATAGGTTCATCTCTGCTCATCCCTTCAGTCCACACAAGGGGAGTTCATCGCGATCTTCTGTCTTGAACCTGAGTCGGGCTATGAAATTGATTTATAAGCCAACCGAAATAGAGTAATTTTCAGAGCTTGGTGAGAGACACAGAGAGTTTGGAAAGTTTCAGAGCTTGGTGAGAAGCAAGAGAGACGAACCAGCAAGAGATAAacatcatttaatttttttttatgatagtgtaatttatattattgttattaacgacataaataatttatttttaaaaaaattgatttataataaaaataataattaagcaAAATTAAATTTGGACAAATTTCATAATTCAGTATCTCACCTCACCAGACCGTTAGTTTTGTTCATTCAAACACTAAACTGCATACCAACTCacctcaccacagtttttttttgtgacacgccaaacgtTTTTTGTCAacataactcacctcacaacaccacaactttttaattcacagcacctcacctcacaacaccaaaaTAGAAAGCACTCCCAAACGGAATTATCTTTCTTCAatgagaataaaaaatatatatatatatacatgtttagGATTTACAAACAATGATCAAAatatccttaaaaaaaatttgggctcCCCAAATCTTCGATTGGGGTGCTCTGCCCCAGGCACCCCGACTTGCTCATCGGTGAGCAGAACTCCAAGGGGCAATGAGCTTCAAGTCGTGGTCCAAACGACGAtgattatttgcaccccatacTTGACTAAGTTCACCCCATTCTAGATAAACCCCAGcctaaaacataacattttttagtacaccccaattttagtttttttcaaatttttcagTCTACACCACATGATGAACAGTTGAACCAGAATAGAGAGACAAGATGCTAGCTAGCAACTCCGATTTTGGCAAAATCCACACATACATCTCCTTCATCATTTTCACTGCTTTTAAAAGACATCCATTTTGAGTATAGCAATTTATGATGGAATTCCACGAGATGGTGTCTCTCTGAGGCATTGTATCAAACACCTTGTGTGTCAAGTTAGTTAGCGAAGATTTAGCGTACATGGTGATGAGAGAATTGGAAACAAAAGGATCTGCATCATATCCAGTTTTGAGGACTACGCCATAAAGTTTGAGACCAAATTCATGGGACTGATGAAAAGAGCATGCCTTTATGACTGAAGGAAGAAGATACGTGTTTGCATAATGAAATCCATAAGGGTTAAGGTCTTCCTTATAGAATTTCAATATTTGGTCATCAAGTCCTTTTGACACCATGTCTTTTACCTGACTGAGGATGATTGAGATTGGCTTAGCTGGGTCTGAAGTTGATAAGAACCGTCTGATCACAGGATGATGTGTCCAGAGTGATACAACTCTTCATCATCAACTGCTGGGTTATGGTCCATGTCGTCTCCGTCCGATGTCCCCATTATTTCGGTGAAGCCTCCGTCGAAGACGCTGTCGAACTCTTCATCCTCCACAGGAGTGATGGGTGTGGTTTTGTAAGGAGATGGAGAGTGaagtgaagaaggagaaagacaGGATGGAGGGAAATGATACGTGGTAGGGTCAACTGGGGTGTTATTAGATTGaagatttttgtgattttggggtGGTGTTAGTCATTTctggagtgcaaatagtcctcatgGGTTCAAACATGTACAATCCACCATCCTAACCTAAAAAGTTGGGACAAGATACAAGAATATATTTTATATCCTTATAATATAGAGACCCCATTCATGGATTTAAGGTCAAATTTGTACAAACTTAAAAATTCTTACATGATGAAGCCAAAACAAGCATAGAAGAACCAACACACTATGTAATATAATTAGAAAAATTTGTGTATTCTCAATTATAGTGGGACCTTCTCTCTTTGTATTGCTATTGGTTATTGAGTATTAAATAATTGGTTGAGTCGGAATTTGTGATTTTGATTCCTTGTTATGTGTTTCTAAATGTCATTGCAGCTTGCAGCATATATAGTTTGGACAAACATTTTCACACGATCGATCGATgttgttgtttaaaaaaattgggTTTTAATTTGACCCTTGGAATGGATTTTTGTAAGATGGAACATTTTATCAAAATTAAGTAGTTTGACCAGATTTTTAGTGTTGAACAAGGTTGTGTCATCAGTTATTTTGGATCAAATTCTCTGTTGTATGCCTATTAATTAGTATCCATCTGTGTTGAAGTATTTGCAATTTCTAAAGTAAAACAATCAACCTAAATGTTTCTttcgtttatttttattttttgactttttcgTTGATGCTTGATGGAGGATCgtagttttaagttttaacttatCATCTagctatatatatgtttgatacTCCCATATTTAGATTTGGCAACAATATAAATATTCCATTGACATGGTTAGatagctatttttttttttgttttgtcatttaAAGAAGTGACAACCACTTAAGGATGATCGATCCGTTCTGTGCAAAAGGTTCGTTTTGCTTTTGATATGCCAATTTTCATCATCAATATTGTCTTAattgtatgcatgtgtgctatcAATGAGGATCCAttcttaattttaaaataatttctttaatttcCCTTAGCAGGTTGAATCCTTAATTTGTTCATCTCTCAAAGGTTGTATAACCTTTCGTGTTTAATTTTTATACTTGCATGCTTTTCTTAAATCCGACCAATCATGGTCTGCTATTACAAGTGGAAGTCAATTAAGATTCATCTCAAATAAATACATGCACACGATCTGAACATGGCAACCTCGATGTTCCACCAAAACAactttcattcattcattggGTCATGGCAATTGTTGGAGAATTACCTCCCACGATCCTTCTTATATAACTATCAATAAATCtaagagaaattgaacttgagataACACAATCAACAACACACAAGATTTACATGGAAAACTCCAAATCGGATAAAAAAACCACGGGTGTTATCAGAGACAACCAGAGAAACTTTCACTATATGAAATCGCTACAATTATATTCTTAGTGATAtttctttatccaaaaaaaccCAAGAACCCTAGAGATTTTCCATAAGCCCCCTAGAGATTTTCCATTAACCCCAATTCAGTCTATCCCGTCTAAGATTATACATCTTGAACTTCTTGCAGTCTCACACCCTTGAACCCATATTCGAACCCCCAAGAAATACACCGAGAGATAAACCGCAAGGATTCCCCCACCCttgctctctctccctctcagcCGCCTCTCTAAACCCAGACAAATAAACAATAAGAATTAGGGTCAAGTAAACCTAAAAACAAGCCTATAATTTATAAGcttgtacaaaacctaatccTAGTCAAACTCGAATTACTAATTCTAATCTAACTAGAgtccaattttattgatcaattccaacagcaaaaccctgtatataaacaagaatcaATTCTTAACTTAAGGGTTAGGAGAGTCTTCTTTTTAGGAAGTTGTAAAGTTCCGATTCTCATATGAGCCCGGCATATATAATTACACTGGTGcggtttggcagtgtgttgcaCTGTGTTTaggtgcacctcacctcacaacatcacagttttttgtgacatgtCAAACGCATTTTTGTCAGCAGAAATCActtcacaacaccacagttttttacctcgcagcacctcacctcacctcacaacactcccaaacagacacatttatgttgaattgtcccacgtaatcaaattaggtcaattattttattttagattaatgtagaatgtaaacgttaagtgattttatattaatattattagtcatctaatataacagTAATTTAGATACGCTAAGTGCACCTTAcggcaccgcaccacagttttaaaaggaATGCGCCAAACAATTTCGCGTTTGAACtaacctcacagcaccacacaaCAATTCACAGCACGCCCCAACGGACACACTAGGTATTGTATTTGCTTGACACGTTGATAGAACGCACTGTGATTAGACACATgataaaatcaaacacaaaatatagcACACCACTTCCACAACCTCAGATTAACCCAAGAAACTaggaatataatatatatgggaAAAACTCGATCTGAAAGGGCTTCTTTATTAATCTCAAATTAAAATTCAACTCTTAGAAAAAcacaacttatatatatatagtttaccAGCTGACACACATGATTTGCGGGATATATTGCATTGATGGAGTATAGGTTTTCCATGTGCACGTCCTAAAGATAATTAAGTGGGGTTAACCCttaatgttaaaaaaataaataatccaataaaataaaatctcgaGAGTTGAGATCGATCACTTGTTCAAAAATTACTAAATCATCCATGTCATGTGTGGTGGGTGACAGCTAAACCAAATAGTTAATTGTCTAGAAATTTGAAAGACATGGGAGGGAGTCAGGAGAATTGACTTTCCACCTTCGTGAGAgaagcatgcatgcatgcaagtATGTACAGTACTATTTGATTTTGTATGTCAAATTAAACCTAACACTAGTGTTAGGGTGGCCTGCAGCTTATATAAAAAGAACACCAACTGTTGCaggcctcttcttcttcttcttcttcacaagGACTGAAGGAAGGAACAATGCTTAGGAAACATGTCACTGCATTGTTTATCAAAATCAAGGCGAGGAAGATGGAATTCCATTCCActacaaaagaagaagcaatcaAACCATCTTCACCCACACCCAAACACCTAAAAACATTCAAACTTTCCGGTCTAGACCAGTTTATCCCACCGATTTATCTTCCATTTGTCTTCTTTTACCCTCATCAGATTGATGGCACCCATATCTCTGCCGAAGACAAACTGGCTTGTCTGAAAGATTCATTGTCCAAAGCTTTTAACTCATTTTTACCCTCTCGCTGGACGGATCAAAGATGTTACCACTATCGATTGTAACGACGAGGGAGCCTTATTTAAGGAAGTCAAAGTAAGTAGTGATATGTCCGATTGTCTTACACCCCCAAAACTTGAATTACTCAATACGTTCCTTCCATTTCGACCTGTTTGTACTGTGCCATTAGAAATGGCAGTGCAAGTAGGTGTTCAAGCCAACATATTTTCATGTGGAGGAATTGCTATTGGTATATGCGTTTTGCACAAAATCATTGATAGAGCTACCTTTGTTGCTTTTCTTAAATCATGGTCTGCTATTGCAAGTGGAAGTCAAGAATCATCACCAATAATACATGCACATGATCTAAACGTGGCAGCCTCAAATTTTCCATCAAAGCAACTTTCTTCCATTGAAATTATCCCAGAACAACTCTAGTCCTAATGAAGCTGGTAAGTTAATTACTAAGAGATTCTTGTTTAGTGCTGCCAGCATTTCTACTCTCAAGGCTAAAGCAAGAAGTGCACAAATTCCTAACCCAACTCGAGCTGAAGTAGTCTCTGGACTCTTATGGAAATGCGCCATGAATACTTCTAAGCCATCAATTTTAAGTAACGCAGTTAATATCCGTCCGAGATTGGAGGCACCATTACCAGACTACTCGAttggaaatatttttttgaatgcgATTGCA contains:
- the LOC119982762 gene encoding ALA-interacting subunit 3-like — protein: MSSNPASSSVGIAGSGDNSGVRRNTKRPKYSKFTQQELPACKPILTPRWVISAFMVISIVFIPIGIASLLASNDVVEIIDRYETDCIPQEARNDKIGYIQNPATEKMCNRTITVKKTMKQPIYVYYELVNFYQNHRRYVKSRSDTQLRDPSSENDISACKPEDNVNGSAIVPCGLIAWSLFNDTYSFSHNNKQLAVNKKGIAWKSDRDHKFGKDVYPKNFQQGGLIGGASLNSSIPLSEQEDLIVWMRTAALPTFRKLYGKIEVDLRANDIVQVTLENNYNTYSFNGKKKLVLSTTSWLGGKNDFIGIAYLTVGGICFFLAMCFTVVYLVKPRRLGDPSYLSWNRNPGGH
- the LOC119981974 gene encoding (13S,14R)-1,13-dihydroxy-N-methylcanadine 13-O-acetyltransferase AT1-like, which gives rise to MSDCLTPPKLELLNTFLPFRPVCTVPLEMAVQNNSSPNEAGKLITKRFLFSAASISTLKAKARSAQIPNPTRAEVVSGLLWKCAMNTSKPSILSNAVNIRPRLEAPLPDYSIGNIFLNAIANYDPIRSNHDLLPLLVSLLRKSVDGINSKNLQKFQGEEGFEEIRKLHEKHREMFSCCSSCKPVVYMVTAVSRMGFYEVDFGWRKPIWVAWASINETFSENLILQLGNRTGDGIDQRG